From Lycorma delicatula isolate Av1 chromosome 13, ASM4794821v1, whole genome shotgun sequence, a single genomic window includes:
- the Drep2 gene encoding DNA fragmentation factor-related protein 2: MAREESRGKRPFKIWDSWRNIRKSLVVNSLKDLEFRGKEKLQVPQNEPVRLVLESDGTQVEDGEYFRTLPNNTVILLLRPGERWYPTGVDVIRTAISAIPKIVCETIHALELQDETPSWKIMDNKGRVTVVLHWDQRQHKAGGSGEGGLGTAASSGSATPKKQSSLVIQTSVDSTGKKETLINDVYPPRYTASPQITVINHDDLDRVGAASTSASGYPRLSKQGSSFESNTIHIHTPECADHAHQPAGSSSRAGSPGNNASECDFHCCALHEEGRKIAVHKSVATSPIQDSLSTSPQQHPSSISDGSRRAAGVPKGHVRFLDIEGCTSRHPGQEHDSSESDAENTVMEEEAVTTEKFLLLIDQLSVDQKRHLTIKDIGIILERLSSKILDVERLDRESEGEDCYNWTIKATIRGDVLRELGVIYNGNYYAISEHPGYKEESEEVHDEEPEEEDDRL, encoded by the exons GTAAAGAAAAGCTTCAGGTTCCTCAGAACGAACCGGTTCGATTAGTTTTAGAATCAGACGGTACTCAGGTCGAGGATGGAGAATACTTTCGTACCTTACCGAATAACACAGTTATCCTCTTGCTGAGACCGGGGGAACGCTGGTATCCCACTGGCGTGGACGTAATACGAAccg CCATCTCGGCCATCCCGAAGATCGTCTGCGAGACGATCCACGCTTTGGAACTGCAGGATGAAACGCCGTCTTGGAAGATTATGGACAACAAGGGTCGCGTCACGGTCGTTCTTCATTGGGATCAGCGTCAACACAAGGCCGGTGGAAGCGGTGAAGGCGGACTCGGTACCGCTGCCAGCAGCGGTTCGGCTACTCCGAAAAAACAATCCTCTTTGGTGATACAGACTAGCGTCGACAGTACAGGTAAGAAAGAAACCTTGATAAACGACGTTTACCCTCCGAGATACACGGCGTCGCCGCAGATAACGGTTATAAATCACGACGATTTAGACAGAGTAGGGGCCGCTTCGACGTCTGCGTCCGGTTATCCGAGGTTAAGCAAACAAGGCTCGTCGTTCGAGAGTAATACTATACACATTCATACGCCGGAGTGCGCCGATCACGCCCATCAACCGGCCGGTAGTTCGTCGAGAGCGGGATCGCCCGGTAACAACGCATCCGAATGCGATTTTCACTGTTGCGCGCTACACGAAGAAGGTAGGAAAATAGCCGTTCATAAATCGGTGGCGACGTCGCCGATACAGGATTCGCTATCGACGTCTCCCCAACAACATCCGTCGTCTATATCGGACGGTTCCCGAAGGGCCGCCGGCGTCCCTAAAGGGCACGTCCGTTTTTTAGACATAGAGGGGTGTACCTCCCGACACCCCGGACAGGAGCACGACAGCTCCGAATCGGATGCGGAGAACACAGTGATGGAAGAGGAGGCCGTCACGACGGAAAAGTTTCTCCTGTTGATAGATCAGTTATCGGTAGATCAAAAACGACATCTGACGATAAAGGATATCGGCATCATCCTAGAGAGACTAAGCTCTAAAATACTGGATGTCGAACGGTTAGATAGAGAAAGCGAGGGGGAAGACTGTTACAATTGGACTATTAAAGCTACTATACGCGGTGATGTGTTGAGAGAGCTCGGTGTTATATACAACGGCAATTATTACGCGATATCCGAACATCCGGGTTATAAAGAAGAGTCTGAAGAGGTGCACGATGAAGAGCCGGAAGAAGAAGACGATAGACTTTAA